The Coffea eugenioides isolate CCC68of chromosome 8, Ceug_1.0, whole genome shotgun sequence genome has a segment encoding these proteins:
- the LOC113781509 gene encoding pentatricopeptide repeat-containing protein At2g22410, mitochondrial-like: MKLHPFPLKYILSPQVLLKSIRYVSSKPQWNSNPNPNLIISHPTLVLIESCNSMPELKQLQAHMTRTGLIFHLFPISRLLSFCALDPNGNIHYANLLFSQILHPNTYIWNTMIRGYANSPFPEMALFFFNRMISEDVEMDNKSYVFSLKGCVFLSGIERGLLVHCRIWKVGFVDDLIVRNALVHFYSEKRQLCNAKTVFHESTVRDVVSWTSMIDGFLRKSMADEALNFFQKMCSSGFEPNEVTMIAVCSACSLKGDLTLARSVHELVARKGVKCSLNLMNSILDMHVKCGDLDKAEKIFQEMDVKDVFSWTSMINGYAKNGDIELARKCFNEMPQRNAVSWTAMVACYSQNNRPREALEIFSKMEMEGFIATESSLVCVLSACSQLSCLHTGKRIHDYYVKQERVTLSLILANALIDMYAKCGCIDAAADIFNKMPEKDLVSWNSLIAGNASHGHAEEALVLFEQMISIGFKPDSITFVGILSACAHGGLVNQGWNYFRNMKVHGLIPTVEHYACLVDLLSRVGHLEEAHGLIKQMPMQPDAAVWGALLNGCKMHGNLKLGNLAADKLIFLDPKDSGIYTLLASLCAKERKWSDVKMVRSMMKAKGTKKNPGCSFIEVDGKFHEFLVADETHPESKAIYLLLDEIFLLSELELYSSGHEYTCDFSPV; encoded by the coding sequence ATGAAATTGCATCCCTTTCccttgaaatatattttatcCCCCCAAGTACTTTTAAAATCCATTCGCTATGTCTCTTCGAAACCCCAGTGGAATTCAAACCCGAACCCCAACCTCATCATCAGCCACCCAACTCTAGTCCTCATTGAGTCATGCAACTCAATGCCTGAACTGAAGCAACTTCAAGCCCACATGACCCGTACTGGTCTCATATTCCACCTCTTCCCCATCAGCAGACTTCTATCCTTTTGTGCCTTAGATCCCAATGGAAACATCCATTATGCCAATCTGTTATTTTCCCAAATTTTGCATCCCAATACATATATTTGGAACACTATGATAAGGGGTTATGCGAATTCCCCATTTCCTGAAATGGCTTTGTTCTTTTTTAACAGAATGATTAGTGAAGATGTCGAAATGGATAATAAAAGTTATGTTTTTTCGCTGAAAGGATGTGTGTTTTTGAGTGGGATTGAAAGGGGACTATTGGTGCATTGTAGGATTTGGAAAGTGGGTTTTGTGGATGATTTGATTGTGAGGAACGCTCTGGTACATTTTTATAGTGAGAAACGGCAATTGTGCAATGCAAAAACAGTTTTCCATGAGAGTACTGTGAGAGATGTGGTGTCTTGGACCTCGATGATTGATGGCTTTCTCAGAAAGAGTATGGCTGATGAGGCCTTGAATTTCTTCCAGAAAATGTGCTCAAGTGGTTTTGAGCCTAATGAGGTTACAATGATAGCAGTGTGTTCTGCATGTTCCCTTAAGGGGGATTTGACTTTGGCAAGATCAGTTCATGAGCTTGTGGCAAGGAAAGGTGTGAAATGTAGTCTTAATCTGATGAACTCTATTCTAGATATGCATGTTAAATGTGGTGATTTGGATAAAGCTGAGAAGATTTTTCAGGAAATGGACGTAAAGGATGTGTTTTCATGGACAAGCATGATCAATGGCTATGCCAAAAATGGAGACATTGAGTTGGCAAGGAAGTGCTTCAATGAGATGCCCCAGAGGAATGCAGTTTCTTGGACTGCAATGGTTGCATGTTATTCCCAAAACAACAGGCCAAGAGAGGCCCTGGAGATTTTCTCTAAAATGGAAATGGAAGGATTTATTGCTACAGAGAGTAGTTTGGTCTGTGTGCTCTCTGCTTGTTCTCAATTGAGTTGTCTGCACACAGGAAAACGGATTCATGATTATTATGTCAAGCAAGAGCGTGTAACTCTTAGTCTGATCCTAGCTAATGCGTTAATAGACATGTACGCTAAATGTGGTTGCATTGATGCTGCTGCAGACATCTTTAATAAGATGCCAGAGAAAGATTTGGTTTCTTGGAATTCACTCATTGCAGGAAATGCTTCTCATGGGCATGCTGAAGAGGCTCTTGTCCTCTTTGAACAGATGATAAGTATCGGCTTCAAGCCTGATAGTATCACATTTGTTGGCATCCTTTCAGCTTGTGCTCATGGTGGATTAGTCAATCAAGGTTGGAATTATTTTAGAAACATGAAAGTCCATGGGTTAATACCGACAGTGGAACACTATGCGTGCTTGGTTGATTTGCTTAGTAGAGTTGGGCACCTTGAAGAAGCCCATGGGTTGATAAAACAAATGCCAATGCAACCAGATGCTGCTGTCTGGGGTGCCTTGCTAAATGGTTGCAAAATGCATGGAAATCTCAAGCTGGGTAACCTTGCAGCTGACAAACTCATCTTTTTGGATCCTAAAGATAGTGGCATTTACACACTTCTTGCTAGTTTATGTGCTAAGGAAAGGAAGTGGAGTGATGTAAAGATGGTTAGAAGCATGATGAAAGCGAAAGGCACCAAAAAGAATCCAGGATGTAGCTTTATAGAAGTGGATGGCAAGTTTCACGAATTTTTGGTTGCTGATGAAACACATCCTGAGTCAAAAGCAATCTACCTACTGTTAGATGAGATTTTCCTGCTATCAGAACTGGAATTGTATAGTTCAGGTCACGAGTACACTTGTGATTTCTCTCCCGTGTAA
- the LOC113781013 gene encoding uncharacterized protein At1g51745-like isoform X2, with amino-acid sequence MGLAVGSLVWVQRKNGSWWPGKVVGLDEAACPLKHLSPSAVKTPIKLLGKENGSVEWHNLETSKRIKAFRSAEFDGFIKDAESVQSSLAIKNGKYAHREDAVLHALQLEKQEQEKSHKTPDNVKQGPLCRAKRSKCVYLPVEKASSENSVLHCQSSKVIPSACVTEDHYQVSSLAEEKDSAESRVSGFSESCFKDNGRRVKQLTGSQNLNSNEQPCTHNSGGTPSTVTNGTSFAVSRKRSRNIQDIVLLDTPCKEERNYRVDSKSAEHLALEDKSLFCSLTGGKYLEDSDSLCFRPVHANQHNMMETMLIDVNITVQASYRKEHVPLVSLMSKSNKKAIIGYPIEVEVLEDIPAIFLVRKNSSGQMDGNADSSAHQLVWRTSKRTPVCYITNPHPPARDEKGEQASKTFGDSGLEAKTTNFPPAEEFFLYPPKRSNLSEQNGDNLQITRQNSEKVSLGKQGGSLLREATCIPVEFIFTKLLSAVGT; translated from the exons ATGGGGTTAGCTGTGGGAAGCTTAGTTTGGGTGCAGAGGAAAAATGGGTCATGGTGGCCTGGAAAAGTTGTGGGGCTTGATGAAGCCGCTTGCCCTCTTAAGCATTTGTCTCCTTCGGCTGTTAAAACACCAATCAAACTTCTCGGCAAAGAAAATGGTTCTGT GGAGTGGCACAATTTGGAAACATCCAAGCGCATAAAAGCATTCCGGTCTGCTGAGTTTGATGGTTTTATCAAGGATGCTGAATCAGTCCAGTCTTCTCTTGCTATAAAGAATGGAAAATATGCTCATCGAGAAGATGCTGTTCTTCATGCCCTTCAACTTGAAAAACAAGAGCAGGAAAAAAGTCATAAAACTCCAG ATAATGTGAAGCAAGGACCTCTTTGCCGGGCTAAGAGAAGCAAATGTGTTTACTTGCCAGTTGAAAAAGCTTCTTCTGAGAACTCAGTTCTTCATTGTCAGTCATCCAAGGTTATTCCCTCTGCATGTGTAACAGAAGACCATTACCAAGTGTCCAGTTTAGCAGAGGAAAAAGATTCTGCTGAGTCACGGGTATCTGGTTTCTCTGAGAGCTGTTTCAAGGATAATGGACGCAGAGTCAAACAACTCACAG GTTCTCAGAACTTGAACTCAAATGAACAGCCTTGCACGCACAATTCAGGTGGAACTCCAAGCACTGTAACTAATGGAACAAGTTTTGCAGTGTCCAGAAAACGATCACGCAACATACAGGATATAGTGCTGCTGGATACTCCATGtaaggaagaaagaaattacAGAGTTGACAGCAAATCTGCTGAACACTTGGCTTTGGAGGACAAAAGTCTCTTTTGTTCTCTTACTGGAGGCAAGTACTTGGAAGACTCTGATAGCCTCTGCTTTAGGCCAGTCCATGCTAACCAGCATAATATGATGGAAACAATGTTGATCGATGTCAATATAACTGTTCAAGCTAGCTACCGGAAAGAGCATGTCCCTCTTGTTTCTCTAATGAGCAAATCAAACAAGAAGGCCATCATAGGGTACCCTATTGAAGTAGAAGTATTGGAGGACATTCCTGCAATTTTTCTTGTTAGGAAGAATAGTTCCGGTCAGATGGATGGTAATGCTGATAGTAGTGCCCATCAACTAGTTTGGAGAACTTCTAAAAGGACTCCTGTGTGCTACATCACCAACCCCCACCCTCCTGCTAGAGATGAGAAAGGTGAACAAGCCAGCAAAACTTTTGGTGACTCAGGTCTTGAAGCAAAGACAACCAATTTTCCCCCGGCAGAGGAGTTCTTTTTGTATCCACCAAAAAGGAGTAACTTGTCGGAGCAGAATGGGGACAATCTCCAAATTACTCGTCAAAATTCTGAAAAAGTAAGCCTAGGCAAGCAAGGAGGTAGTCTACTGCGAGAAGCAACATGCATTCCTGTCGAATTCATATTTACCAAGTTGCTTTCTGCAGTTGGTACATAA
- the LOC113781013 gene encoding uncharacterized protein LOC113781013 isoform X1: MGLAVGSLVWVQRKNGSWWPGKVVGLDEAACPLKHLSPSAVKTPIKLLGKENGSVEWHNLETSKRIKAFRSAEFDGFIKDAESVQSSLAIKNGKYAHREDAVLHALQLEKQEQEKSHKTPDNVKQGPLCRAKRSKCVYLPVEKASSENSVLHCQSSKVIPSACVTEDHYQVSSLAEEKDSAESRVSGFSESCFKDNGRRVKQLTGSFQNRSKKRSINLLEEHLSYTSESSPDAKIASGAGSQNLNSNEQPCTHNSGGTPSTVTNGTSFAVSRKRSRNIQDIVLLDTPCKEERNYRVDSKSAEHLALEDKSLFCSLTGGKYLEDSDSLCFRPVHANQHNMMETMLIDVNITVQASYRKEHVPLVSLMSKSNKKAIIGYPIEVEVLEDIPAIFLVRKNSSGQMDGNADSSAHQLVWRTSKRTPVCYITNPHPPARDEKGEQASKTFGDSGLEAKTTNFPPAEEFFLYPPKRSNLSEQNGDNLQITRQNSEKVSLGKQGGSLLREATCIPVEFIFTKLLSAVGT, from the exons ATGGGGTTAGCTGTGGGAAGCTTAGTTTGGGTGCAGAGGAAAAATGGGTCATGGTGGCCTGGAAAAGTTGTGGGGCTTGATGAAGCCGCTTGCCCTCTTAAGCATTTGTCTCCTTCGGCTGTTAAAACACCAATCAAACTTCTCGGCAAAGAAAATGGTTCTGT GGAGTGGCACAATTTGGAAACATCCAAGCGCATAAAAGCATTCCGGTCTGCTGAGTTTGATGGTTTTATCAAGGATGCTGAATCAGTCCAGTCTTCTCTTGCTATAAAGAATGGAAAATATGCTCATCGAGAAGATGCTGTTCTTCATGCCCTTCAACTTGAAAAACAAGAGCAGGAAAAAAGTCATAAAACTCCAG ATAATGTGAAGCAAGGACCTCTTTGCCGGGCTAAGAGAAGCAAATGTGTTTACTTGCCAGTTGAAAAAGCTTCTTCTGAGAACTCAGTTCTTCATTGTCAGTCATCCAAGGTTATTCCCTCTGCATGTGTAACAGAAGACCATTACCAAGTGTCCAGTTTAGCAGAGGAAAAAGATTCTGCTGAGTCACGGGTATCTGGTTTCTCTGAGAGCTGTTTCAAGGATAATGGACGCAGAGTCAAACAACTCACAG GCAGCTTTCAGAATAGAAGCAAAAAGCGAAGCATTAATTTGCTGGAGGAGCATCTGAGTTACACATCCGAATCTTCTCCTGACGCCAAGATTGCCAGTGGTGCAGGTTCTCAGAACTTGAACTCAAATGAACAGCCTTGCACGCACAATTCAGGTGGAACTCCAAGCACTGTAACTAATGGAACAAGTTTTGCAGTGTCCAGAAAACGATCACGCAACATACAGGATATAGTGCTGCTGGATACTCCATGtaaggaagaaagaaattacAGAGTTGACAGCAAATCTGCTGAACACTTGGCTTTGGAGGACAAAAGTCTCTTTTGTTCTCTTACTGGAGGCAAGTACTTGGAAGACTCTGATAGCCTCTGCTTTAGGCCAGTCCATGCTAACCAGCATAATATGATGGAAACAATGTTGATCGATGTCAATATAACTGTTCAAGCTAGCTACCGGAAAGAGCATGTCCCTCTTGTTTCTCTAATGAGCAAATCAAACAAGAAGGCCATCATAGGGTACCCTATTGAAGTAGAAGTATTGGAGGACATTCCTGCAATTTTTCTTGTTAGGAAGAATAGTTCCGGTCAGATGGATGGTAATGCTGATAGTAGTGCCCATCAACTAGTTTGGAGAACTTCTAAAAGGACTCCTGTGTGCTACATCACCAACCCCCACCCTCCTGCTAGAGATGAGAAAGGTGAACAAGCCAGCAAAACTTTTGGTGACTCAGGTCTTGAAGCAAAGACAACCAATTTTCCCCCGGCAGAGGAGTTCTTTTTGTATCCACCAAAAAGGAGTAACTTGTCGGAGCAGAATGGGGACAATCTCCAAATTACTCGTCAAAATTCTGAAAAAGTAAGCCTAGGCAAGCAAGGAGGTAGTCTACTGCGAGAAGCAACATGCATTCCTGTCGAATTCATATTTACCAAGTTGCTTTCTGCAGTTGGTACATAA